The following are from one region of the Acidobacteriota bacterium genome:
- a CDS encoding carboxypeptidase regulatory-like domain-containing protein has protein sequence MADQAFRRSLFVTTILLSVMTVLSLAQDSASSTAPVSEFTVIVTDQAGARITQAELTFKGGITLTAHTSAIGYAHLSLPYGRYDVTIGCRGFKALRIVGLLVESAKPEALNVILQVGPAWHDFPGESVIVPTIVSDLPNVVIERPRITIRLLDVRNGKPLPNQTITVTFPHDEHASRLPSLEVKTGVDGTAVFYLPQASPMLVNVTSEAETDLYTCSTRLSTDVEQVLTDGLVSRCSKGVQACRCKFGKAVSAIRSVPGELVLFARPVTRGERSRWHVCE, from the coding sequence ATGGCCGATCAAGCATTCCGACGAAGTCTTTTTGTTACCACCATTCTGTTGTCCGTGATGACGGTCCTTTCATTAGCTCAGGATTCTGCGTCCAGCACGGCACCAGTCTCAGAATTTACGGTGATCGTTACCGATCAAGCCGGAGCGCGCATCACCCAAGCGGAACTGACATTCAAGGGCGGAATCACGCTTACCGCGCACACTTCAGCGATCGGGTATGCCCACCTTAGTCTGCCATACGGTCGTTACGACGTGACGATTGGCTGTCGCGGTTTTAAAGCACTCAGGATTGTCGGTCTCCTGGTAGAAAGCGCGAAACCGGAAGCGCTGAACGTAATTCTCCAAGTTGGTCCAGCTTGGCATGATTTTCCGGGAGAGTCTGTGATCGTGCCCACGATTGTCTCCGACCTTCCAAACGTCGTCATCGAACGCCCAAGAATCACTATTCGTCTCTTGGACGTGCGCAATGGAAAGCCTCTGCCGAACCAGACTATTACTGTTACATTTCCGCACGATGAGCACGCCTCTAGACTTCCAAGTCTGGAGGTGAAGACGGGAGTGGACGGAACCGCAGTGTTTTACTTACCTCAAGCAAGTCCTATGCTCGTCAATGTGACTTCTGAAGCCGAAACTGATTTGTACACCTGTTCGACGCGACTATCGACTGATGTCGAGCAGGTACTCACGGACGGTCTTGTATCGCGCTGTTCCAAGGGCGTTCAGGCGTGTCGCTGCAAGTTCGGCAAAGCGGTGTCGGCCATTCGAAGTGTACCGGGTGAGTTGGTGCTTTTCGCTCGACCCGTAACACGGGGCGAGCGATCGCGGTGGCACGTTTGTGAGTAG
- a CDS encoding inorganic diphosphatase, whose product MIHPWHDVTPGGELPQEFNTVIEIPFGSSVKYELDKTSGLIKLDRILYSAVYYPANYGFIPQTLAEDDDPLDVLVLCQETVVPLTIIYARAIGLMTMIDSGKQDHKIIAVATEDPEFNNYHEAAEIPPHRLIMLRRFFQDYKQLEGKEVEVNEIRPAGEAYPIIEGALRRYSQQRRAGFKGDAK is encoded by the coding sequence ATGATCCATCCTTGGCACGACGTTACGCCCGGCGGCGAACTGCCGCAGGAATTCAATACCGTCATCGAGATTCCTTTTGGGTCGAGTGTGAAGTACGAGCTCGACAAGACCAGCGGGCTGATCAAACTCGACCGCATCTTGTATTCGGCGGTGTACTATCCCGCGAACTACGGCTTCATTCCGCAGACCCTCGCCGAGGACGACGATCCGCTCGACGTGCTTGTGCTCTGCCAGGAGACGGTTGTGCCACTGACGATTATCTATGCTCGAGCGATTGGACTGATGACCATGATTGATTCTGGCAAACAGGATCACAAGATTATTGCGGTCGCGACCGAAGATCCGGAGTTCAACAACTATCACGAGGCCGCGGAAATCCCGCCCCACCGATTGATCATGCTGCGCCGCTTCTTTCAGGACTACAAGCAACTGGAAGGCAAAGAAGTGGAAGTCAATGAAATCCGCCCGGCAGGTGAAGCGTATCCGATTATTGAAGGGGCATTACGCCGCTACAGTCAGCAACGGCGTGCTGGCTTTAAGGGCGACGCGAAGTGA
- a CDS encoding peptidase M1, with protein sequence MRVDDYQIDAELLPQNHKLTAHAVVKITALEDLSVATFQLNNSLRITKLMDAANKPLNPERNTQDSSVRFALNGGLAKNASTSITFDYEGTLESPDDSPVQGLKLAYVGPESTYLLYSGFWFPVNAYGINRFTSTISLTVPAHMVAIGSGKETLAGPSAKKNAPANSKTYTFTWDKPSFPGTIIAGDFQEYKSDDAGIDMHIFFKPFHQKLAAEYAATAVKEFTYYVTQYGNAPSTTLRIVELPDDTVPSAWAPDLAMLSGRAITEKINYRLLANTIAHQWWGTSVSPAAKDDWWINDGFARYSEARYVESAAGEAGLEEMVKDMSVGALAYDTVPLSTTAKLDYFSPEFQSVVTDKGAMILHMLRWLVGEPKYLKTMRDFATKFGGKSASTADFQALAEENYGQQLTWFFSQWLDSTGAPEFKTKYTVYRLGNNKGFRVVGQIDQDLDLFRMPVELKIDTDGKTEQKRIEVVGTNSPFTIETFGRPRRISVDPDNRVLTNSKEIKLRSSILRGQGLIQQGDLAGALGEFNKALEVSKNSSLSHYRIAEVFYLQRNYQAAANAYRESLNGDGEPRWTEVWSHLQLGKIFDTTGQRERAVNEYRQAIQTNDNTSGALDEARKYMQKAFEREKGN encoded by the coding sequence ATGCGGGTCGACGATTATCAGATCGACGCCGAACTGCTTCCCCAAAATCACAAGCTCACGGCGCACGCGGTGGTCAAGATCACGGCGCTGGAGGACCTGAGTGTCGCCACTTTTCAGCTGAATAATTCTCTGCGCATCACCAAGCTGATGGACGCCGCGAACAAGCCGCTCAACCCGGAACGCAATACGCAAGATTCCTCCGTCCGCTTTGCGCTGAACGGTGGTCTGGCCAAGAACGCCAGCACGTCGATCACGTTCGACTATGAAGGCACGCTCGAGTCGCCCGATGACAGCCCTGTGCAGGGCCTGAAGCTTGCCTACGTCGGTCCTGAGTCGACGTATTTGCTGTACTCCGGATTCTGGTTTCCCGTGAATGCATACGGGATCAACCGCTTCACTTCGACCATCAGTTTGACCGTTCCCGCGCACATGGTTGCGATCGGCAGCGGCAAAGAGACGCTGGCCGGCCCTTCGGCGAAGAAGAATGCACCCGCCAACTCCAAGACCTACACCTTCACATGGGACAAGCCGAGCTTTCCCGGCACCATCATTGCAGGCGATTTTCAGGAATATAAAAGCGACGATGCCGGCATTGATATGCACATATTCTTCAAGCCGTTCCATCAGAAATTAGCGGCAGAGTATGCCGCGACGGCGGTCAAGGAATTCACGTACTACGTCACGCAATACGGGAACGCTCCATCGACCACGCTGCGCATCGTCGAACTCCCGGACGACACTGTGCCGTCGGCATGGGCTCCTGACCTTGCGATGCTGTCCGGACGCGCCATTACAGAAAAGATCAACTACCGGTTACTCGCGAATACGATCGCGCACCAGTGGTGGGGAACGTCGGTCAGCCCGGCAGCCAAGGACGACTGGTGGATCAATGACGGCTTCGCTCGCTACTCCGAAGCTCGCTACGTGGAAAGTGCAGCCGGAGAAGCTGGACTCGAAGAGATGGTCAAGGACATGTCGGTGGGCGCGCTCGCCTATGACACCGTTCCGCTCTCGACCACCGCAAAGCTCGACTATTTCTCGCCCGAATTTCAGTCGGTCGTAACCGACAAAGGCGCGATGATCCTGCACATGCTGCGCTGGCTCGTGGGCGAACCTAAATATCTGAAGACGATGCGCGACTTCGCCACGAAATTCGGCGGAAAATCCGCTTCCACCGCTGACTTTCAAGCACTCGCCGAAGAAAACTACGGACAGCAGTTGACCTGGTTCTTCTCCCAGTGGCTCGATTCCACCGGCGCTCCCGAGTTCAAGACGAAGTACACGGTCTATCGCCTCGGCAACAACAAGGGATTCCGCGTGGTCGGGCAGATCGATCAGGACCTCGATCTTTTCCGCATGCCCGTGGAACTCAAAATCGATACCGATGGAAAGACCGAACAGAAGCGCATCGAAGTGGTGGGGACAAATTCACCCTTCACGATCGAGACATTCGGACGTCCGCGGCGCATTTCGGTGGATCCCGACAACCGCGTCCTGACCAACTCCAAGGAGATCAAGCTGCGCTCCTCCATCCTTCGCGGACAGGGATTGATCCAGCAGGGCGACCTTGCCGGCGCGCTGGGAGAGTTTAACAAAGCACTGGAAGTCAGCAAGAACAGTTCCCTGTCGCACTACCGCATCGCCGAAGTTTTTTATCTGCAGCGGAATTATCAGGCAGCCGCCAACGCGTATCGCGAATCTCTGAACGGTGACGGAGAACCTCGTTGGACAGAAGTATGGAGCCATCTGCAACTCGGCAAGATTTTCGATACGACTGGCCAGCGCGAACGCGCAGTCAATGAATACCGGCAGGCCATCCAGACCAACGACAACACTTCGGGCGCGCTCGACGAAGCTCGCAAATATATGCAGAAGGCGTTCGAACGCGAAAAAGGCAACTAG
- the lpxB gene encoding lipid-A-disaccharide synthase gives MYGAQLIEALRRRDHSLTFFGAGGERMRTAGCEIVVDAKDLAVVGITEILSHLPKILGLYRKLIRAADQKRPALAIVIDAPAFNWRVARQMRKRGIPVVYYVCPQFWAWRQGRVKLLRKYINQALVIFPFEENFYRVHGVNATFVGHPLADSPTPEISRMHYATQQALDHVKPWITLMPGSRRKEVGMNLPTILEAAAKLGQDYEFLLPVARTLDPSFLKELIGNRDIHLVPEALPALYHSRAGIVASGTATVEAALMGTPFVMVYRVSPLTYMLGKPRVKVAHFAMVNLIAGERLVPELVQDDFTAGSVVAELRKLIPDGEPRTRMLQGLAAVKAKLKKPDQDGGHASERAADVILGMLRPASPESNSARAPEHWG, from the coding sequence ATGTACGGCGCGCAGCTGATCGAAGCGTTGCGCCGCCGCGATCATTCGCTGACATTCTTCGGCGCCGGTGGAGAGCGCATGCGCACGGCGGGCTGCGAGATCGTTGTCGACGCGAAGGATCTGGCCGTCGTCGGCATCACCGAGATCCTCAGCCATCTCCCAAAAATCCTCGGCCTGTACAGGAAACTGATCCGTGCTGCTGACCAGAAGCGACCCGCGTTGGCGATCGTCATTGACGCTCCCGCCTTCAACTGGCGCGTCGCCCGCCAGATGCGCAAGCGCGGCATTCCGGTTGTGTATTACGTCTGCCCGCAGTTCTGGGCGTGGCGCCAGGGGCGCGTCAAGCTGCTTCGCAAGTACATCAACCAGGCGCTGGTGATCTTTCCGTTTGAAGAGAATTTCTATCGCGTGCATGGCGTGAACGCGACGTTCGTCGGACATCCGCTGGCGGACTCGCCCACTCCCGAAATTTCTCGCATGCACTATGCGACGCAGCAGGCGCTGGATCACGTCAAGCCGTGGATCACGCTCATGCCTGGCAGCCGCCGCAAGGAGGTAGGCATGAACCTGCCCACGATTCTCGAGGCCGCCGCCAAACTTGGTCAGGACTACGAATTTCTTTTGCCGGTGGCACGCACGCTCGATCCATCGTTCCTCAAAGAACTGATCGGCAATCGTGACATTCATCTCGTGCCCGAGGCGCTGCCTGCGCTCTATCATTCCCGCGCCGGGATCGTGGCCAGTGGCACAGCCACGGTCGAGGCTGCGCTCATGGGCACTCCCTTTGTGATGGTGTATCGGGTGTCCCCGCTCACGTATATGTTGGGGAAACCGCGCGTGAAGGTCGCTCACTTTGCCATGGTGAATCTGATCGCAGGCGAGCGACTGGTCCCGGAACTCGTGCAGGACGACTTTACAGCCGGGAGCGTGGTCGCAGAATTACGGAAGTTGATACCGGATGGCGAGCCCCGCACTCGCATGCTGCAGGGTCTTGCCGCCGTGAAGGCAAAGCTAAAGAAGCCCGATCAGGACGGCGGACACGCATCGGAGAGGGCGGCGGACGTGATCCTAGGAATGTTGAGGCCTGCCAGCCCGGAATCCAATTCGGCGCGGGCTCCAGAGCATTGGGGCTGA
- a CDS encoding ABC transporter ATP-binding protein, which yields MASNQEEEVLGKAYDGRLMRRLLTYLRPYKWHVGIALLSIVLKSGLDVLGPFLTKIAVDKYLAKSPDSHSWIGDRLSSTPLTGIAQIGSIYVGILISTFILEYVQTYTMQWTGQKVMFDLRKQIFRHLQHIHIGFFDKNPVGRLVTRVTTDVDALNEMFTAGVVSIFEDVFVLAGIVGIMLNMNWRLALITFAALPLIVYATKIFRDKVRDSYRRIRTAIARINSYLQEAVSGMLVLQLFNREKRAFKQFSDINASHMEAFKDAILAYAVYYPVVEILSALAIASILWFGGLGVPKLVTLGVLVAFIQYAQRFFRPIQDLSEKYNILQSAMAAGERVFKLLDAPVEVMSPAVPKKPQGPGRVEFDHVWFAYRSVDVGTGLRPVQAGQSPAADHGKSAGPDWVLRDVSFVLDPGETVAVVGHTGAGKTTLISLLMRFYDVQKGAIRIDGVDIKEMDLKDLRSRFGVVLQDPFLFSGTVAGNIRLGTAGIDDADVERAAEEVNLADFIRTLPGGFQEEVRERGSTLSTGQKQLISFARALAHDPKILILDEATSSVDTETEFRVRDALSRMVEGRTSLIIAHRLSTIQRADKIIVMHKGQVREMGSHQQLLAQRGIYYKLYQLQYKDQEVSVARAPSPANLPEMGVRGDD from the coding sequence ATGGCCTCCAACCAGGAAGAAGAAGTACTCGGCAAAGCGTATGACGGCCGGCTGATGCGGCGGCTGCTTACCTACTTGCGGCCGTACAAGTGGCATGTGGGGATCGCTCTGCTGTCGATCGTGCTGAAGTCAGGATTGGACGTGCTCGGTCCTTTCCTCACCAAGATTGCCGTCGATAAATATCTCGCGAAGTCACCCGACTCGCACTCGTGGATCGGCGACCGCTTGAGCAGTACGCCTCTCACCGGTATCGCTCAAATCGGCAGTATTTATGTGGGAATCCTGATCTCCACATTCATTCTGGAATATGTGCAGACCTACACCATGCAGTGGACCGGACAGAAAGTCATGTTCGATCTGCGCAAACAGATCTTCCGTCACCTGCAGCATATTCATATCGGCTTCTTCGACAAGAATCCGGTCGGACGGCTGGTCACGCGCGTCACCACCGATGTGGACGCCCTGAACGAAATGTTTACGGCAGGCGTCGTCTCGATCTTCGAAGACGTCTTTGTGCTGGCCGGCATTGTCGGCATCATGTTGAACATGAATTGGCGGCTGGCTTTGATCACATTTGCCGCGCTCCCGCTCATCGTCTACGCCACCAAGATTTTCCGGGACAAGGTTCGCGACTCCTACCGACGCATTCGAACGGCTATTGCCCGCATCAATTCCTATTTGCAGGAAGCCGTATCAGGCATGCTGGTCCTGCAGCTTTTCAATCGCGAGAAGCGCGCGTTCAAACAGTTCTCCGACATCAATGCCAGCCACATGGAAGCGTTCAAGGACGCCATCCTGGCATACGCGGTCTACTATCCTGTCGTCGAAATTCTTTCGGCGTTGGCGATTGCGTCGATCCTCTGGTTTGGCGGACTGGGAGTGCCCAAACTGGTGACACTCGGTGTCCTGGTGGCGTTTATACAGTACGCGCAGCGCTTCTTCCGTCCGATTCAGGATCTGAGCGAGAAGTACAACATCCTGCAATCGGCCATGGCCGCCGGCGAGCGCGTTTTCAAACTGCTGGACGCGCCAGTGGAAGTAATGTCTCCCGCAGTCCCGAAAAAACCGCAAGGCCCCGGCCGTGTCGAATTCGATCACGTCTGGTTCGCCTACAGAAGTGTTGATGTGGGGACAGGTCTTCGACCTGTCCAGGCCGGGCAAAGCCCGGCAGCAGATCATGGCAAGTCGGCCGGGCCCGACTGGGTGCTGCGCGATGTCAGTTTCGTACTTGATCCCGGAGAGACCGTTGCCGTGGTCGGCCACACTGGCGCGGGCAAGACAACGCTCATTTCTCTGCTGATGCGTTTCTATGACGTACAGAAAGGCGCCATCCGCATCGATGGCGTCGACATCAAAGAGATGGACTTGAAAGACCTGCGCTCCCGCTTCGGCGTGGTCTTGCAGGATCCATTCTTGTTCTCGGGAACGGTGGCCGGAAATATTCGCCTCGGCACGGCCGGAATCGATGATGCGGACGTCGAGCGCGCCGCCGAAGAAGTCAACCTCGCCGATTTCATCCGCACACTGCCCGGCGGATTTCAGGAAGAAGTGCGCGAGCGCGGATCAACGCTTTCCACTGGTCAGAAACAACTCATCTCCTTCGCGAGAGCGCTGGCGCACGATCCTAAAATTCTGATCCTCGACGAAGCAACTTCCAGCGTCGACACAGAAACCGAATTCCGCGTCCGTGACGCGCTCAGTCGCATGGTGGAAGGCCGCACGTCATTGATCATCGCGCACCGTCTATCGACCATCCAGCGCGCCGACAAGATCATCGTCATGCACAAAGGGCAGGTCCGCGAAATGGGATCGCACCAGCAACTGCTGGCCCAGCGCGGAATTTACTACAAGCTTTACCAGTTGCAGTACAAAGACCAGGAAGTCAGTGTGGCGCGGGCGCCCTCGCCCGCGAACCTGCCTGAGATGGGCGTGCGCGGGGACGACTAA
- a CDS encoding beta-ketoacyl-[acyl-carrier-protein] synthase family protein: protein MKRVVITGMGVVSPNGIGKPAFCRAILAGTSGVKKITRFDPSFLPVHAAGEIQGFDELAYVDARERKHVSRSVPLAVAASAEAIADAGLDPKNMSQDEKREIGVILGTGGGAQEFTEEQYRLWHTGHVKQASVFCIPSGTMGTLSSEISMRFGFRGPSHVVTTNCTSSTDALGYSLDQIRMGNLPLMLAGGVDTPLSPATVKAYTLLRALTPLWNDAPERASRPFSADRSGFVLAEGSWMFVLEEYERARARGAHIYAELAGYGSTCEALHRVRLGEDGEEPARAITLALEDAGAAPEQVDYVNLHGTSTELNDRVETRAVKLALGDRAKKIPTSALKSQIGHPQGASGAAGVAATLIAMKHNRIPPTINLEQPDPACDLDYVPDVGRKADINHAVCNCVGFGSKNSALVLRRVS, encoded by the coding sequence ATGAAACGCGTAGTCATCACTGGAATGGGAGTTGTTTCTCCCAACGGCATCGGCAAGCCAGCCTTCTGCCGCGCCATTCTTGCCGGAACGTCCGGCGTAAAGAAAATCACGCGTTTCGATCCGTCGTTCTTGCCCGTGCATGCGGCCGGCGAAATTCAAGGCTTCGACGAACTCGCCTATGTGGATGCGCGCGAGCGCAAACACGTTTCACGATCCGTGCCGCTCGCGGTCGCGGCATCCGCGGAAGCAATCGCAGATGCTGGACTCGATCCAAAGAATATGTCGCAAGACGAGAAGCGCGAGATTGGCGTGATCCTCGGCACGGGCGGCGGAGCGCAGGAATTCACTGAAGAACAATATCGTTTATGGCACACGGGACACGTCAAGCAGGCAAGCGTGTTCTGCATTCCGTCCGGCACCATGGGGACGCTTTCCAGCGAAATTTCGATGCGCTTCGGATTTCGCGGACCCAGCCACGTAGTCACGACTAACTGCACTTCATCCACTGACGCACTCGGCTACTCGCTCGACCAAATCCGGATGGGCAATCTTCCCCTGATGCTGGCGGGAGGTGTCGATACTCCGCTCAGCCCTGCCACTGTGAAGGCCTACACGCTTCTGCGCGCGCTGACTCCGCTGTGGAATGACGCGCCCGAACGCGCATCGCGTCCTTTTTCGGCCGACCGCAGCGGCTTCGTGCTCGCCGAGGGTTCCTGGATGTTTGTCCTCGAGGAATATGAACGTGCGCGCGCACGGGGAGCACATATTTACGCCGAACTGGCAGGATATGGATCCACCTGCGAAGCGTTGCATCGCGTGCGACTCGGGGAAGACGGCGAAGAACCAGCCCGCGCTATCACCCTCGCGCTTGAAGACGCGGGAGCCGCACCGGAACAAGTCGATTACGTAAATCTGCACGGAACTTCGACCGAACTCAACGATCGCGTGGAGACTCGCGCCGTGAAGCTGGCCCTCGGTGATCGCGCAAAGAAGATTCCAACATCAGCATTGAAGTCGCAGATTGGCCATCCGCAAGGCGCTTCCGGCGCGGCTGGAGTTGCAGCCACGCTGATTGCCATGAAGCACAATCGGATCCCTCCCACCATCAATCTCGAACAGCCCGACCCCGCCTGCGACTTGGACTACGTTCCCGACGTGGGACGCAAAGCCGACATCAATCACGCTGTTTGTAATTGCGTGGGATTTGGTTCCAAGAATTCGGCGCTGGTGCTCCGAAGAGTGAGTTAG
- the hemW gene encoding radical SAM family heme chaperone HemW: MTLGLYLSVPFCRTKCSYCNFASDVFSKGAYESYVARLLEDITAARRLASELGCTLPETVDSIYLGGGTPSILSGDQLQRIFTALREQFTVDPAAEITVECAPGTLSPSLIETLLACGVNRVSLGVQSFVDKEAQSVGRLHTRAIVLEEIARLRAAGLHNINVDLIAGLPHQTAESWTLSLNEAIATGVPHTSVYMLEVDEDSRLGRELIAGGTRYHAHFVPDDEATSDFYLQACQTLNAAGIAQYEISNFARTGFESRHNLKYWTRQPYLGFGVDAHSMLATDRATGTRAVRFSVPDSLDAYMNRGPRPVTPVSERAALEECFFLGLRLNQGIDLGKLRAQFGENRLADGEKAIEECVREGLLEPQGTRICLTSRGRLLSNEVFERFLTEESTVGPASAVV; this comes from the coding sequence ATGACTTTGGGCCTCTATCTGTCGGTGCCGTTCTGCCGCACCAAGTGCAGCTACTGCAACTTCGCGTCCGATGTCTTCTCTAAAGGCGCGTACGAAAGCTACGTGGCGCGCCTGCTCGAAGACATCACGGCCGCACGACGCCTCGCTTCTGAGCTTGGATGCACGCTGCCGGAAACGGTTGACTCGATTTATCTGGGCGGGGGCACGCCCTCGATTCTCTCTGGGGACCAATTACAGCGAATCTTCACGGCGTTGCGAGAGCAATTCACTGTGGATCCTGCAGCTGAAATTACGGTGGAATGTGCTCCGGGAACGCTGAGTCCGTCGTTGATCGAAACCCTACTCGCGTGCGGAGTGAATCGCGTCAGCCTGGGAGTGCAATCCTTCGTGGACAAGGAAGCGCAATCGGTCGGCCGTCTTCACACACGCGCTATTGTTTTGGAGGAAATCGCTCGTCTCCGAGCAGCCGGACTCCACAACATCAACGTCGACCTGATTGCCGGGCTGCCTCATCAGACTGCCGAGAGTTGGACTCTCTCTCTCAACGAAGCAATCGCCACCGGAGTTCCGCACACGAGCGTCTACATGCTCGAGGTGGATGAAGATTCTCGACTGGGACGGGAACTGATTGCCGGCGGCACGCGCTATCACGCCCACTTCGTGCCGGATGACGAAGCGACTTCCGATTTCTATCTGCAGGCTTGCCAGACGCTGAACGCGGCCGGGATCGCGCAATACGAGATTTCAAATTTCGCGCGTACCGGATTTGAATCGCGCCACAACCTGAAATATTGGACACGCCAGCCCTACCTAGGATTCGGCGTCGACGCGCACTCGATGTTGGCGACTGATCGTGCCACGGGCACGCGGGCAGTTCGCTTCTCCGTACCCGACTCGCTCGACGCTTACATGAATCGCGGGCCGCGCCCGGTTACTCCAGTCTCGGAGCGGGCAGCGCTCGAAGAATGCTTCTTCCTCGGCCTGCGCCTGAATCAGGGAATCGATCTTGGGAAACTGCGTGCTCAATTTGGCGAAAATAGACTTGCAGATGGCGAGAAGGCGATTGAAGAATGCGTCCGCGAAGGATTGCTGGAACCTCAAGGAACGAGAATCTGCCTGACGAGCCGAGGGCGCCTGCTCTCAAACGAAGTGTTCGAAAGATTTCTGACGGAGGAATCGACCGTCGGACCTGCGTCCGCGGTGGTTTAG
- a CDS encoding zinc ribbon domain-containing protein, with protein MPIFEYICQECKHEFEALVMGKDKPACPKCQSKKLATQLSVFAAPAKGSGAPAMSAGPCGSCGDPRGPGSCSFNN; from the coding sequence ATGCCGATCTTCGAATATATCTGCCAGGAATGTAAGCATGAGTTTGAAGCGTTGGTGATGGGCAAGGACAAACCTGCTTGTCCAAAATGCCAGAGCAAGAAGCTCGCGACCCAGCTGTCAGTTTTTGCCGCCCCCGCCAAGGGAAGCGGCGCTCCTGCCATGTCGGCAGGGCCCTGTGGTTCTTGCGGCGATCCTCGCGGGCCGGGCTCGTGCTCGTTCAACAACTAG
- a CDS encoding alpha/beta fold hydrolase, with protein MGSPQSTGKTEPFVPRRWLRGGHVQTVASFLLPRHFNLPAPEERFIEVAPGIQVLCHCHWQADRTKPLTIIIVHGLEGSSDSQYALGVAEKALAAGMNVVRYNQRNCGGTDAMAPVLYHSGLSDDVAAVARESIERDRISQFALVGFSMGGNLVLKLAGEWGGRGDAPTQFRAVAACCPSMDLAASADALHEPANRLYEKYFLFNLKRRMIRKAKLFPGHFDVGRMHGMRSLRDFDHQITSYYCGFNGADDYYARASASNVVGKITAPALILHAANDPFIRILPETRQKIAHNPHIKFIETEDGGHCAFIGTRNGAGDGFWAETQIVNFLRGI; from the coding sequence GTGGGGTCTCCGCAATCAACCGGAAAGACAGAGCCGTTCGTGCCGCGACGCTGGTTGCGCGGCGGACACGTTCAAACGGTCGCCAGTTTTCTTCTGCCTCGCCATTTCAATTTGCCCGCGCCGGAAGAACGGTTCATTGAAGTAGCTCCCGGCATTCAGGTTCTGTGTCACTGTCACTGGCAGGCCGATCGCACCAAGCCTCTGACCATCATCATCGTTCACGGCCTGGAAGGATCAAGCGATTCGCAATATGCACTCGGAGTCGCCGAAAAAGCTCTGGCTGCCGGCATGAACGTCGTGCGCTACAACCAGCGCAATTGCGGAGGCACGGATGCGATGGCTCCGGTTCTTTACCATTCGGGCTTGTCGGACGACGTCGCGGCCGTAGCACGTGAATCGATTGAGCGCGATCGTATTTCTCAATTCGCGCTGGTTGGTTTTTCCATGGGCGGGAACCTGGTTCTGAAACTCGCCGGCGAGTGGGGCGGGCGGGGAGATGCCCCAACTCAATTCCGTGCCGTGGCCGCGTGTTGTCCTTCGATGGATCTGGCTGCGTCGGCAGATGCGTTGCACGAACCTGCAAACCGGCTCTACGAAAAATACTTTCTCTTCAACCTGAAACGCCGGATGATCCGCAAAGCGAAACTATTTCCCGGTCACTTCGATGTCGGGCGTATGCACGGCATGCGCAGTCTCAGGGACTTCGATCATCAGATCACGTCGTACTACTGCGGCTTCAACGGTGCAGACGATTACTATGCAAGAGCTTCTGCATCGAATGTGGTTGGAAAAATCACGGCGCCGGCGTTAATCCTGCACGCTGCGAATGATCCTTTCATTCGCATCTTGCCGGAGACGCGGCAGAAGATCGCACATAACCCGCACATCAAGTTCATCGAGACCGAAGATGGCGGCCACTGTGCCTTCATTGGAACCCGGAACGGTGCTGGTGATGGTTTCTGGGCCGAGACACAAATCGTGAATTTCCTGCGTGGAATCTGA